A single Pseudomonas sp. DC1.2 DNA region contains:
- the truB gene encoding tRNA pseudouridine(55) synthase TruB — MAQVKRIRRNVSGIILLDKPLGFTSNAALQKVRWLLNAEKAGHTGSLDPLATGVLPLCFGEATKFSQYLLDSDKAYETVAQLGKTTTTADAEGDVLLERPVTVGRADVEAVLPGFRGLISQIPPMYSALKRDGQPLYKLARAGEVVEREPRSVTIARLELLAFEGDTARLAVDCSKGTYIRTLVEDIGEQLGCGAYVAELRRTQAGPFTLAQTVTLEELEAVHAEGGNEAVDRFLMPSDSGLLDWPLLQFSEHSSFYWLNGQPVRAPDAPKFGMVRVQDHNGRFIGIGEVSEDGRIAPRRLIRSE; from the coding sequence GTGGCTCAGGTCAAACGTATCCGTCGTAACGTCAGCGGCATCATCCTGCTCGACAAACCGTTGGGGTTCACCTCCAACGCCGCGTTACAGAAGGTTCGCTGGTTGCTGAACGCTGAGAAGGCCGGGCACACCGGCAGTCTCGATCCGCTGGCCACTGGCGTATTGCCGTTGTGCTTCGGTGAAGCCACCAAGTTCTCGCAATACCTGCTCGACTCCGACAAGGCTTATGAAACCGTGGCGCAACTGGGCAAGACCACCACCACGGCGGATGCCGAGGGTGATGTTTTGTTGGAGCGTCCGGTGACCGTTGGTCGCGCCGATGTCGAAGCTGTTTTGCCCGGTTTTCGCGGGCTAATCAGTCAGATACCGCCGATGTACTCGGCGCTTAAGCGTGATGGCCAGCCGCTGTACAAGCTGGCCCGTGCAGGCGAAGTAGTGGAGCGCGAACCGCGTTCTGTTACTATTGCGCGCTTGGAATTGCTGGCCTTTGAGGGGGATACTGCGCGGCTTGCGGTGGATTGCAGCAAAGGCACTTATATTCGCACCCTGGTGGAGGATATTGGTGAGCAACTCGGTTGTGGCGCTTACGTTGCAGAACTGCGACGCACCCAGGCCGGGCCTTTCACGCTGGCGCAGACTGTCACGCTTGAAGAGTTGGAAGCAGTGCATGCCGAAGGCGGCAATGAAGCGGTCGACCGCTTCCTGATGCCATCGGACAGTGGCTTGCTGGATTGGCCACTGTTGCAGTTCTCGGAGCACAGCTCGTTCTATTGGCTTAACGGCCAACCGGTACGAGCCCCGGATGCACCGAAGTTTGGCATGGTACGGGTACAGGATCACAACGGTCGCTTCATCGGTATCGGTGAAGTGAGCGAAGACGGGCGCATCGCGCCGCGTCGACTGATTCGGTCGGAATGA
- a CDS encoding DUF6388 family protein: protein MTVKELTQEARHAEALKKYVLDTPSLMEEIKDLPADDQKDQIQWAFEDEAEAQGLQPWELTLKYTSSPEEFEAARLVLHREAAEVLGVEWEEYCEMNNLVV from the coding sequence ATGACCGTTAAAGAATTGACCCAGGAAGCCAGACACGCAGAAGCACTCAAGAAATACGTGCTGGACACGCCGTCCTTGATGGAAGAGATCAAGGACTTGCCCGCCGACGATCAGAAAGATCAGATCCAGTGGGCGTTTGAGGATGAAGCTGAGGCACAGGGCTTGCAGCCCTGGGAACTGACGCTCAAGTACACCTCAAGCCCGGAAGAGTTCGAGGCCGCGCGGCTGGTTCTGCACCGGGAGGCTGCCGAGGTATTGGGCGTCGAGTGGGAAGAGTACTGCGAGATGAACAATTTGGTGGTCTGA
- the nadC gene encoding carboxylating nicotinate-nucleotide diphosphorylase, which translates to MPNLRLADLTAEIEANVRRALLEDIGSGDITAQLIPAERLAKATIITRDAAVISGTAWVDAVFRQLDPRVAVHWQVRDGERVKPNQALFHLEGPARSLLTGERCALNFLQMLSGVATRAQHLADFVAETQVKLLDTRKTLPGLRLAQKYAVTCGGCHNHRIGLYDAFLIKENHIAACGGISQAITAAHKIAPGKPVEIEVESLTELKEALAAGADIIMLDELSLDDMREAVRLNGGKAKLEASGGINESTLLPIAETGVDYISIGAMTKDVKAVDLSMRLSL; encoded by the coding sequence ATGCCGAATCTACGTCTCGCCGATTTAACCGCCGAAATCGAAGCCAACGTGCGCCGTGCGTTGCTCGAAGACATCGGCAGCGGCGACATCACCGCACAGTTGATCCCAGCCGAGCGCTTGGCCAAAGCCACCATCATCACCCGTGACGCGGCCGTCATTAGTGGCACCGCCTGGGTTGACGCCGTGTTTCGGCAATTGGACCCAAGAGTGGCCGTGCATTGGCAAGTGCGCGATGGCGAACGGGTGAAACCCAATCAGGCGCTGTTTCACCTCGAAGGGCCGGCGCGATCGTTGCTGACGGGCGAGCGCTGTGCCCTGAACTTCCTGCAAATGCTTTCGGGCGTCGCCACTCGGGCGCAGCATTTGGCGGACTTCGTCGCAGAGACTCAGGTGAAGTTGCTCGACACCCGCAAAACCCTGCCGGGCTTGCGCCTGGCGCAAAAATACGCCGTGACCTGTGGCGGTTGCCACAATCATCGCATCGGCCTGTATGACGCTTTCCTGATCAAGGAAAATCATATCGCCGCCTGTGGTGGCATCTCGCAAGCGATTACTGCTGCGCACAAGATAGCCCCGGGCAAACCGGTGGAGATCGAAGTGGAGAGCCTGACCGAGCTCAAAGAAGCGCTCGCGGCGGGTGCCGACATCATTATGCTCGACGAGTTGAGCCTGGATGACATGCGTGAAGCGGTGCGCCTGAACGGCGGCAAGGCGAAACTGGAGGCCAGCGGCGGTATCAACGAAAGCACGCTGCTGCCCATTGCCGAAACCGGGGTGGACTATATTTCGATCGGTGCGATGACCAAGGATGTAAAAGCTGTAGACCTGTCGATGCGGCTGAGTCTCTGA
- the rbfA gene encoding 30S ribosome-binding factor RbfA: protein MAKEYSRTQRIGDQMQRELAQLIRREVKDPRVGLVTITAVEVSRDVGHAKIFITVMGQDNAEDIAQSIKVLNSAAGFLRMQLAREMKLRSVPQLHFHYDESVVRGAHLSALIERAVAEDNQHPVAAEPEDAKE, encoded by the coding sequence ATGGCAAAAGAATACAGCCGTACCCAACGTATCGGCGATCAGATGCAGCGTGAGCTGGCACAGCTGATCCGTCGTGAAGTCAAAGACCCGCGTGTCGGTCTGGTCACCATTACCGCTGTTGAAGTCAGCCGTGACGTCGGTCACGCCAAGATCTTCATCACCGTGATGGGGCAGGACAATGCTGAAGATATCGCGCAAAGCATCAAGGTGCTCAACTCCGCCGCTGGTTTCCTGCGTATGCAGTTGGCTCGCGAAATGAAGTTGCGCAGCGTTCCACAGTTGCACTTCCACTACGACGAAAGCGTCGTGCGTGGTGCGCACCTGTCGGCTCTGATCGAGCGTGCGGTGGCTGAAGACAATCAGCACCCGGTAGCGGCTGAACCCGAAGACGCCAAGGAGTAA
- the infB gene encoding translation initiation factor IF-2, which translates to MTQVTVKQLADEVKTPVERLLQQMREAGLPHTAAEEHVTDSEKQSLLTHLKSSHKAKVEEPRKITLQRKTTSTLRVAGSKSISVEVRKKKVFVQRSPEEIEAERKRELEERRAVENAARQKAEEESKRRAEEEARRQPAGSQTATTDAVAAPAAAEPVRESAPVVAAAPAPSADARKQNEQRRPDKPRADDNNRRGSGDGERKNAPHRASVKEKAPTPRVAPRTTDEESDSFRRGGRGKAKLKKRNAHGFQSPTGPVVREVKIGETITVGDLAQQMSVKAAEIIKFMFKLGTPATINQVLDQETAQLVAEELGHKVTLVSDTALEDSLAESLKFEGEAFSRAPVVTVMGHVDHGKTSLLDYIRRAKVAAGEAGGITQHIGAYHVETDRGMVTFLDTPGHAAFTAMRARGAKATDIVILVVAADDGVMPQTIEAVQHAKAAGVPLVVAVNKIDKPGADLDRIRSELSVHGVTSEEWGGDTPFVSVSAKVGTGVDELLEAVLLQAEVLELKATPSAPGRGVVVESRLDKGRGPVATVLVQDGTLRQGDMVLVGSNYGRVRAMLDENGKPIKEAGPSIPVEILGLDGTPDAGDEMSVLSDEKKAREVALFRQGKFREVKLARAHAGKLENIFENMGQEEKKTLNIVLKSDVRGSLEALNGALNGLGNDEVQVRVVGGGVGGITESDANLALASNAVLFGFNVRADAGARKIVEQEGLDMRYYNVIYDIIEDVKKALTGMLGSDVRENILGTAEVRDVFRSPKFGAIAGCMVIEGVVHRNRPIRVLREDIVIFEGELESLRRFKDDASEVRAGMECGIGVKSYNDVKAGDKIEVYEKVQVARSL; encoded by the coding sequence ATGACGCAAGTCACGGTGAAACAACTGGCCGATGAGGTCAAAACACCGGTAGAGCGCCTGTTGCAGCAGATGCGTGAGGCAGGTCTGCCGCACACCGCCGCCGAAGAACATGTGACTGACAGTGAGAAGCAATCTTTGCTGACTCACTTGAAAAGCAGCCACAAGGCGAAAGTGGAAGAACCACGCAAGATCACGCTGCAGCGTAAAACCACCAGCACCCTGCGTGTTGCTGGCAGCAAAAGCATCAGCGTTGAAGTCCGTAAGAAGAAAGTTTTCGTACAGCGCAGCCCGGAAGAAATCGAAGCCGAGCGCAAACGTGAACTGGAAGAACGTCGCGCCGTAGAAAATGCTGCTCGCCAGAAGGCTGAAGAAGAGTCGAAGCGTCGCGCCGAAGAAGAAGCGCGTCGCCAGCCTGCTGGTTCGCAAACCGCTACTACCGACGCTGTTGCCGCACCTGCTGCCGCCGAACCTGTGCGTGAAAGCGCGCCGGTTGTGGCTGCTGCACCGGCACCTTCTGCCGATGCTCGTAAGCAGAACGAACAGCGCCGTCCGGACAAACCACGTGCCGACGATAACAATCGTCGTGGCAGTGGCGATGGTGAGCGCAAAAACGCTCCGCATCGTGCTTCGGTTAAGGAAAAAGCGCCTACGCCACGCGTTGCGCCACGTACTACCGACGAAGAAAGCGACAGCTTCCGTCGTGGTGGTCGCGGCAAGGCCAAGCTGAAGAAACGCAACGCTCACGGTTTTCAGAGCCCAACCGGCCCTGTCGTGCGTGAAGTGAAGATCGGCGAGACCATCACTGTTGGCGATCTCGCTCAGCAGATGTCGGTCAAGGCAGCTGAAATTATCAAGTTCATGTTCAAACTGGGAACTCCAGCGACCATTAACCAGGTACTGGATCAGGAAACTGCTCAACTGGTTGCCGAAGAGCTGGGCCACAAAGTGACCCTGGTCAGCGACACCGCCCTGGAAGATTCCCTGGCTGAGTCCCTGAAGTTTGAAGGTGAAGCGTTCTCCCGTGCGCCGGTTGTGACCGTAATGGGTCACGTTGACCACGGTAAGACCTCGCTGCTCGACTATATCCGTCGTGCCAAGGTAGCTGCAGGCGAAGCCGGCGGTATTACTCAGCACATCGGCGCGTACCACGTTGAAACTGATCGCGGCATGGTCACTTTCCTCGACACCCCGGGCCACGCTGCGTTTACCGCAATGCGTGCTCGTGGTGCCAAGGCGACTGACATCGTGATCCTGGTCGTTGCAGCGGACGACGGCGTAATGCCGCAGACCATTGAAGCGGTCCAGCACGCCAAGGCTGCCGGTGTTCCACTGGTGGTTGCAGTGAACAAGATCGATAAGCCGGGCGCCGATCTTGATCGCATCCGTAGCGAGTTGTCGGTTCACGGCGTGACCTCGGAAGAGTGGGGCGGCGATACCCCGTTCGTATCGGTTTCGGCGAAAGTCGGTACTGGTGTGGACGAGTTGCTCGAAGCTGTTCTGCTGCAAGCTGAAGTTCTAGAGCTGAAGGCCACGCCTTCTGCTCCTGGCCGTGGCGTTGTGGTTGAATCGCGTCTCGACAAGGGTCGTGGTCCGGTGGCTACCGTTCTGGTTCAGGACGGTACTCTGCGCCAAGGCGACATGGTACTGGTCGGTTCGAACTATGGTCGCGTTCGCGCCATGCTCGATGAGAACGGCAAGCCAATCAAAGAAGCGGGTCCTTCCATCCCTGTCGAGATCCTCGGCCTGGACGGTACTCCGGACGCTGGCGACGAGATGAGCGTGCTGTCCGACGAGAAGAAGGCCCGTGAAGTGGCTTTGTTCCGTCAAGGCAAGTTCCGCGAAGTCAAACTGGCCCGTGCTCATGCTGGCAAGCTTGAAAACATCTTCGAGAACATGGGTCAGGAAGAGAAGAAGACGCTTAATATCGTCCTCAAATCTGATGTCCGTGGTTCGCTGGAAGCGTTGAACGGTGCCTTGAATGGCCTGGGTAACGACGAAGTGCAAGTGCGTGTTGTCGGTGGCGGTGTCGGTGGTATCACCGAGTCCGACGCTAACCTGGCACTGGCCTCCAACGCTGTACTGTTCGGTTTCAACGTGCGTGCCGATGCTGGCGCTCGCAAGATCGTCGAGCAGGAAGGTCTGGATATGCGTTACTACAACGTGATCTACGACATCATCGAAGACGTCAAGAAAGCCCTCACCGGTATGTTGGGCAGCGATGTTCGCGAGAACATCCTGGGTACCGCTGAAGTGCGTGACGTGTTCCGTTCGCCGAAGTTTGGCGCGATTGCCGGTTGCATGGTTATCGAAGGTGTTGTTCACCGTAACCGTCCAATCCGTGTACTGCGTGAAGACATCGTTATCTTCGAAGGCGAGCTGGAATCCCTGCGCCGCTTCAAGGATGACGCTTCCGAAGTACGTGCCGGCATGGAATGCGGTATTGGCGTCAAGAGCTACAACGACGTCAAGGCTGGTGACAAGATTGAAGTCTACGAGAAGGTTCAGGTTGCTCGCAGCCTCTAA
- the pnp gene encoding polyribonucleotide nucleotidyltransferase — protein sequence MNPVIKKFQFGQSTVTLETGRIARQASGAVLVTVDDDVSVLVTVVGAKQADPGKGFFPLSVHYQEKTYAAGKIPGGFFKREGRPSEKETLTSRLIDRPIRPLFPEGFMNEVQVVCTVVSTSKKTDPDIAAMIGTSAALAISGIPFDGPIGCARVAFHESTGYLLNPTYEQQKASSLDMVVAGTSEAVLMVESEAKELTEDQMLGAVLFAHDEFQVVINAIKELAAEAAKPTWAWAPQPEATALLGAIRAEFGDAISQAYTITIKADRYARLGELKDQVVAKLSGEEGQPSSSEVKAAFGEIEYRTVRENIVNGKPRIDGRDTKTVRPLNIEVGVLPKTHGSALFTRGETQALVVATLGTARDAQLLDTLEGEKKDPFMLHYNFPPFSVGECGRMGGAGRREIGHGRLARRSIAAMLPAADVFPYTIRVVSEITESNGSSSMASVCGASLALMDAGVPMKAPVAGIAMGLVKEGEKFAILTDILGDEDHLGDMDFKVAGTAKGVTALQMDIKIKGITEEIMEIALGQALEARLNILGQMNQIIAQSRTELSENAPTMIAMKIDTDKIRDVIGKGGATIRAICEETKASIDIEDDGSIKIFGETKEAAEAARQRVLGITAEAEIGKIYVGKVERIVDFGAFVNILPGKDGLVHISMLSDARVEKVTDILKEGQEVEVLVLDVDNRGRIKLSIKDVAAAKASGV from the coding sequence GTGAACCCGGTAATCAAAAAATTCCAGTTCGGTCAGTCGACCGTTACCCTCGAGACTGGCCGTATCGCCCGTCAGGCCTCCGGCGCAGTATTGGTCACCGTTGACGACGACGTCAGCGTATTGGTGACCGTCGTTGGTGCCAAGCAAGCCGATCCAGGCAAGGGCTTCTTCCCTTTGTCCGTTCACTACCAGGAAAAAACTTACGCTGCCGGTAAGATCCCTGGCGGTTTCTTCAAGCGCGAAGGCCGTCCTTCCGAGAAAGAAACCCTGACTTCCCGACTGATCGACCGTCCGATCCGTCCGCTGTTCCCAGAAGGCTTCATGAACGAAGTGCAGGTTGTCTGCACCGTCGTTTCCACCAGTAAAAAGACCGATCCGGACATCGCTGCGATGATCGGTACCTCGGCTGCCCTGGCCATCTCCGGCATTCCTTTCGATGGCCCGATCGGCTGTGCACGTGTTGCGTTCCACGAAAGCACCGGCTACCTGCTGAACCCGACTTACGAACAACAGAAAGCTTCGAGCCTGGACATGGTCGTTGCCGGTACTTCGGAAGCCGTGTTGATGGTTGAATCGGAAGCTAAAGAGCTGACCGAAGACCAGATGCTGGGCGCTGTACTGTTTGCTCACGACGAGTTCCAGGTTGTGATCAACGCCATTAAAGAACTGGCTGCCGAAGCGGCCAAGCCAACCTGGGCCTGGGCTCCACAGCCAGAAGCGACCGCTCTGCTGGGCGCTATCCGTGCCGAGTTCGGCGACGCGATCTCCCAGGCTTACACCATCACCATCAAGGCCGATCGTTACGCTCGCCTGGGTGAGCTGAAAGACCAGGTTGTTGCCAAACTGTCCGGTGAAGAAGGCCAGCCTTCGTCCAGCGAAGTCAAAGCGGCTTTCGGCGAAATCGAATACCGCACCGTTCGCGAAAACATCGTAAACGGCAAGCCACGTATCGACGGCCGCGACACCAAAACCGTACGTCCTTTGAACATCGAAGTCGGTGTTCTGCCTAAGACCCACGGTTCGGCTCTGTTCACCCGTGGCGAAACCCAGGCTCTGGTTGTTGCAACACTGGGCACCGCCCGTGACGCACAACTGCTGGACACCCTGGAAGGCGAGAAGAAAGACCCGTTCATGCTGCACTACAACTTCCCTCCGTTCTCGGTAGGTGAGTGTGGTCGCATGGGTGGCGCTGGTCGTCGCGAAATCGGTCACGGCCGTCTGGCCCGTCGTTCGATTGCAGCCATGCTGCCTGCAGCTGACGTGTTCCCGTACACCATTCGTGTCGTGTCGGAAATCACCGAATCCAACGGTTCGAGCTCCATGGCTTCGGTCTGCGGCGCTTCCCTGGCCCTGATGGACGCCGGTGTTCCGATGAAGGCACCGGTTGCCGGTATCGCCATGGGTCTGGTTAAAGAGGGCGAGAAGTTCGCCATCCTGACCGACATCCTGGGTGACGAAGACCACCTGGGCGACATGGACTTCAAGGTAGCCGGTACCGCCAAAGGTGTTACCGCGCTGCAGATGGACATCAAGATCAAAGGCATCACCGAAGAAATCATGGAAATCGCTCTGGGCCAAGCCCTGGAAGCGCGCCTGAACATCCTCGGTCAGATGAACCAGATCATTGCTCAGTCCCGCACCGAGCTGTCGGAAAATGCTCCGACCATGATCGCGATGAAAATCGATACCGACAAAATCCGTGATGTTATCGGTAAAGGCGGCGCGACCATTCGTGCGATCTGTGAAGAGACCAAGGCTTCGATCGACATCGAAGACGACGGCTCGATCAAGATCTTCGGCGAAACCAAGGAAGCGGCTGAAGCTGCGCGTCAGCGCGTTCTGGGCATCACCGCTGAAGCTGAAATCGGCAAGATCTACGTGGGTAAGGTTGAACGCATCGTCGATTTCGGCGCATTCGTCAACATCCTGCCGGGCAAGGACGGCCTGGTTCACATCTCCATGCTGAGCGACGCTCGCGTTGAGAAAGTGACCGACATCCTGAAAGAAGGCCAGGAAGTGGAAGTATTGGTACTGGACGTGGACAACCGCGGCCGTATCAAGCTGTCCATCAAAGACGTAGCAGCAGCCAAAGCGTCGGGCGTTTAA
- a CDS encoding DUF1631 domain-containing protein, translated as MHNDANVVPLRKAAIDQTNCSPLARLPVILLQVRDKAAQQLRHGLQKLFDNADDTLFEMADRARNDVEQNLFFQAMRDVRLKRKSIERGFLEHVFDAFVGLTQYDITQVTLPRALSFDTPAAPSSDDLERRVAVDAMVNKVLNREGFTLDQLTARLSALLGKELLVQHNPLGPALLCEYFLQAGRNLGVEIKVKLILLKLFERYVLSGADQLYAEANQLLIATGVLPDLKPAPARRAMDRAAVSARAEPATTGPRSAGIPVDESVQEVFAALQKLLFHVRGSVAPTLEASAEPQPISTRDLLRLLSHLQQYVPAPSAQDEFDLRNQLEQLLTRVSVKSGKSRVVGVADEDVINLIAMLFECILDDRNLPDSLKALIARLQIPMLKVAVLDKSFFSRSSHPARRLLNEIAAVAMGWGECDDHERDSLYLRIEQVVQRLLNDFVDDPAIFSELLADFLAFTSDERRRSELLEQRTRDAEEGRAKTELARQRVERALNQAVRGKLLPQVVVAFVQEAWSQVLLLTSLKHGDQSAEWHADVQTMEQLIWSVRRHDEPDASERLFSLVPGLLKSLRDGLSRSAFDPFATSAFFSELETLHVQLFEPAEQPAILDAPERVEGLQEIVPLTADEGAVDNACSSLPADDVGLRQVDQLQLGSWVEFQEDEENTLRCKLAAIIDATGKYIFVNRTGMKVLERSRTVLALEFRRGAVRALDDTLLFDRALESVIGNLRRLNRGK; from the coding sequence ATGCACAACGACGCGAATGTGGTGCCCTTGCGCAAAGCCGCTATCGACCAAACGAATTGCTCGCCGCTCGCCCGCCTGCCTGTGATTCTGCTTCAGGTTCGCGACAAGGCCGCGCAACAGCTCAGGCACGGCTTGCAGAAGCTGTTTGATAACGCCGATGACACGCTGTTCGAAATGGCCGATCGGGCACGCAACGACGTCGAACAGAATCTCTTCTTCCAAGCCATGCGCGATGTGCGACTCAAGCGCAAAAGCATCGAGCGCGGTTTTCTCGAACACGTCTTCGACGCTTTCGTCGGCCTCACTCAGTACGACATCACTCAAGTCACACTGCCCCGTGCGTTGTCCTTTGACACTCCAGCGGCGCCTAGCAGCGACGACTTGGAGCGACGCGTCGCCGTGGACGCGATGGTCAACAAAGTCCTGAACCGGGAAGGCTTCACTCTCGACCAACTCACCGCTCGACTCAGCGCATTGCTGGGCAAAGAGTTGCTCGTACAGCACAACCCGTTGGGGCCCGCGTTGCTCTGCGAATACTTCCTGCAAGCGGGGCGCAATTTGGGGGTGGAGATCAAGGTCAAGTTGATTCTCCTCAAACTGTTCGAGCGTTACGTACTCAGCGGCGCCGATCAGCTCTACGCCGAAGCTAATCAATTGTTGATTGCCACCGGTGTGCTGCCCGACCTCAAGCCCGCCCCGGCGCGGCGTGCCATGGATCGTGCCGCGGTCAGCGCGCGCGCCGAACCGGCGACGACAGGTCCGCGCTCCGCTGGCATACCCGTTGATGAGAGCGTGCAGGAAGTTTTCGCCGCATTGCAGAAACTACTGTTTCACGTGCGCGGCAGCGTTGCCCCCACCCTGGAGGCCAGCGCTGAGCCCCAGCCCATTTCTACCCGCGACCTGCTGCGTCTGCTGTCGCACTTGCAGCAATACGTTCCAGCCCCGTCGGCCCAGGACGAATTCGATCTGCGTAATCAGCTTGAACAGTTGCTGACGCGGGTGAGCGTCAAAAGTGGCAAATCACGGGTGGTCGGGGTGGCGGATGAGGACGTCATCAATCTGATTGCGATGCTGTTCGAATGCATTCTCGATGACCGTAATCTGCCAGATTCGCTCAAGGCGTTGATTGCCCGCTTGCAGATCCCGATGTTGAAAGTGGCGGTGCTCGACAAGAGTTTTTTCAGCCGCAGTAGCCACCCGGCTCGGCGGTTACTCAACGAAATTGCGGCTGTCGCCATGGGCTGGGGTGAATGTGATGACCATGAACGCGACAGCTTGTATCTGCGCATCGAGCAGGTCGTGCAGCGGTTGTTGAATGACTTTGTCGATGATCCGGCGATTTTCTCCGAGTTGCTGGCCGACTTTCTGGCCTTCACCAGCGACGAACGTCGGCGCAGTGAGCTGTTGGAGCAGCGCACCCGCGACGCCGAAGAAGGGCGAGCGAAGACCGAACTCGCGCGTCAGCGGGTCGAACGGGCGCTGAATCAGGCTGTGCGGGGCAAACTTCTGCCTCAGGTCGTGGTGGCTTTCGTGCAGGAGGCCTGGAGCCAGGTGCTGTTGCTGACCAGCCTTAAGCACGGTGACCAGTCCGCCGAATGGCACGCCGATGTGCAGACCATGGAGCAACTGATCTGGAGCGTGCGGCGTCATGACGAACCTGATGCAAGCGAACGTTTATTTTCGTTGGTGCCGGGGCTGCTCAAGTCCCTGCGCGATGGCTTGAGCCGTTCTGCATTCGATCCGTTTGCCACCAGTGCGTTTTTTTCTGAGCTGGAAACGTTGCATGTTCAGTTGTTTGAGCCTGCGGAGCAGCCTGCCATCCTTGACGCTCCGGAGAGGGTTGAAGGACTGCAAGAAATCGTTCCGCTAACCGCCGATGAAGGGGCGGTAGATAACGCTTGCTCCAGTTTGCCGGCGGACGATGTGGGTTTGCGTCAGGTCGATCAACTGCAACTGGGCAGTTGGGTAGAGTTTCAGGAAGACGAAGAAAATACCCTGCGCTGCAAGCTGGCGGCGATCATCGACGCCACTGGAAAATACATTTTTGTTAACCGCACCGGGATGAAAGTGCTGGAGCGCAGCCGCACGGTTCTGGCCTTGGAATTTCGCCGTGGTGCGGTGCGTGCTTTGGACGACACCTTACTGTTTGATCGGGCACTGGAGTCGGTGATCGGTAATCTGCGCCGACTCAATCGCGGCAAGTGA
- the rpsO gene encoding 30S ribosomal protein S15 produces MALDVQEKAQIVADYQQAVGDTGSPEVQVALLTHNINKLQGHFKANGKDHHSRRGLIRMVNQRRKLLDYLKGKDLGRYQALIGRLGLRR; encoded by the coding sequence ATGGCTCTCGACGTTCAAGAAAAAGCTCAAATCGTAGCTGACTACCAGCAAGCTGTTGGTGACACTGGTTCGCCAGAAGTGCAAGTTGCACTGCTGACGCACAACATCAACAAACTGCAAGGTCACTTCAAGGCCAACGGTAAAGATCACCACTCCCGTCGTGGTCTGATCCGCATGGTAAACCAGCGCCGTAAGCTGCTGGACTACCTGAAAGGCAAAGATCTGGGTCGTTATCAGGCTCTGATCGGTCGCCTGGGTCTGCGTCGCTAA
- the ampD gene encoding 1,6-anhydro-N-acetylmuramyl-L-alanine amidase AmpD — protein sequence MQLDPASGWCQGVHICPSPNFNARPSGEISLLVIHNISLPPAQFATGKVQEFFQNRLDVTEHPYFEGIAHLRVSAHFLIERDGVVTQFVSCLERAWHAGVSSFEGRETCNDFSVGIELEGTDEQPFTEAQYQALTILTEQLQSAFTGITAQRICGHSDIAPGRKTDPGPAFDWVRYRAALAKAALEKEEPQ from the coding sequence ATGCAGTTGGACCCCGCGAGCGGTTGGTGTCAGGGCGTACATATATGCCCCTCACCCAACTTCAATGCGCGCCCCTCGGGCGAAATTTCCCTGTTGGTGATTCACAACATCAGCTTGCCGCCGGCGCAATTCGCGACGGGCAAGGTGCAGGAGTTTTTTCAGAATCGTCTGGATGTCACGGAGCATCCCTACTTTGAAGGGATCGCTCATTTACGGGTGTCTGCGCATTTTCTGATCGAGCGTGACGGCGTCGTCACTCAGTTTGTCTCCTGTCTTGAGCGTGCCTGGCATGCGGGCGTCTCTAGCTTCGAAGGGCGCGAGACCTGCAATGATTTTTCAGTGGGTATCGAGCTTGAAGGCACTGATGAACAGCCGTTCACGGAGGCGCAATATCAGGCGTTGACTATTCTGACCGAACAGTTGCAAAGCGCTTTTACCGGCATTACCGCGCAGCGTATCTGCGGGCATAGCGACATCGCCCCCGGTCGTAAGACTGATCCGGGCCCTGCGTTCGATTGGGTACGCTATCGCGCGGCTCTGGCAAAAGCCGCTCTGGAAAAAGAGGAACCACAATGA